From a single Canis lupus baileyi chromosome 14, mCanLup2.hap1, whole genome shotgun sequence genomic region:
- the LOC140604242 gene encoding uncharacterized protein isoform X3, whose amino-acid sequence MSPVYRHFPGPLETQAWKSQCCCEKQAGQIPLQSSLHLPFHPPPWDELRDPMMAVKQLLPAGSQVLVSFEDVAVLLSREEWGRLGPAQRGLYSDVMLETYRNLISLGLQGSKPDVISRLEKGEEPWAPYSAKIEESWIRSHESESFQSLMEKKGLTPKQEISKAMGFRRAKSEYVRNVSKESEFEEMNKTKGKLKNYRKKSAEEELKKSFSQKNSSRPVTLTHVKSPVSGKGQKSSSLEVDYTVDASPVRFHRASTGGSLHQNVPCVNDFQQSQDLINLQCLHLGERACQTDLFMKAPRQSSVLSENQRVNNPEKSFECTECRRLFSPSKALSQHQRSHTGEIPCESGGCGRTSHHCSVLSQHQEVHHGGESHTCAECGKAFKAHSYFIQQHNTHTGERPYECSECAHLSYSQHLQIHSGQKPHECSQCGKAFSHSSNLFHHQRIHSGEKPYECKECGKAFGRHSHLLQHKRIHSGEKPYDCTECGKAFSARLSLIQHQRTHTGEKPYECNECGKSFSLNRTLIVHQRIHTGEKPYRCNECGKSFSQRAQVIQHKRIHTGEKPYVCNECGKSFSARLSLIQHQRIHTGEKPYGCSECGKTFSQKGHLIQHQRIHTGEKPYECNECGKAFSQSFNLIHHQRTHNGEKPYECNECDKAFSVLSSLVQHQRVHNGEKPYECHKCGKAFSQGSHLIQHQRSHTGEKPYECNECGKTFGQISTLIKHERTHNGEKPYECGDCGKAFSQSAHLVRHRRIHTGENPYECSDCGKAFNVRSSLVQHHRIHTGEKPYECEKCGKAFSQHSQFIQHQRIHTGEKPYICNECEKAFSARLSLIQHKRIHTGEKPYKCTECGKSFRQSSHLIRHQRVHSGERPYMCNECGKTFSQRITLTSHEKTHTGEQAYKCVKREDLLTAQSASIQHHKVHNGE is encoded by the exons ATGTCACCTGTATACAGACATTTCCCAGG ACCTCTTGAGACCCAGGCATGGAAGTCTCAGTGTTGCTGTGAAAAGCAGGCTGGTCAAATTCCTTTACAGTCTTCCCTCCACCTGCCATTTCACCCACCTCCTTGGGATGAGCTAAGAGATCCAATGATGGCCGTCAAGCAGCTCCTTCCTGCTGGGTCCCAG GTTTTGGTTTCCTTTGAAGACGTGGCTGTGCTACTCTCCCGGGAGGAGTGGGGCCGTCTGGGCCCTGCTCAAAGGGGCCTCTACAGtgatgtgatgctggagacctacAGGAACCTGATCTCACTGG GACTTCAAGGTTCGAAACCTGATGTCATCTCCAGGCTAGAGAAGGGGGAAGAGCCATGGGCCCCATACTCAGCGAAAATTGAGGAGAGCTGGATCCGGAGTCATGAGAGTGAAA gTTTTCAGTCTCTGATGGAAAAGAAAGGATTGACTCCAAAACAGGAAATTTCCAAAGCAATGGGGTTCCGGAGAGCAAAGTCAGAATATGTAAGGAATGTTTCCAAGGAATCTGAGTTTGAAGAGATGAATAAAACCAAGGGAAAGTTAAAGAATTACAGGAAAAAATCTGCAGAGGAAGAACTTAAGAAATCCTTCTCCCAGAAGAACAGTTCCAGGCCAGTGACGTTGACACATGTGAAATCCCCTGTTTCAGGAAAAGGCCAAAAATCCAGTTCTCTGGAGGTAGACTACACTGTAGATGCAAGCCCTGTCAGATTTCATAGAGCATCTACAGGGGGTAGTCTCCACCAGAATGTGCCATGTGTAAATGACTTTCAACAAAGTCAGGACCTCATTAATCTCCAGTGTTTGCATCTAGGAGAAAGAGCTTGTCAGACAGATCTGTTCATGAAAGCACCCAGGCAGAGTTCAGTTCTCAGTGAGAATCAGAGGGTTAACAATCCAGAAAAATCCTTTGAATGTACTGAGTGTAGAAGACTTTTCAGCCCAAGCAAAGCTCTGTCTCAGCATCAGAGAAGTCACACTGGAGAGATACCCTGTGAGAGTGGTGGATGTGGAAGAACTTCCCAccactgctctgtcctcagccaACATCAGGAAGTTCACCATGGAGGGGAGTCCCATACCTGTGCTGAGTGTGGCAAAGCTTTCAAGGCCCATTCCTACTTCATTCAGCAGCATAACACTCACACaggagaaaggccttatgagtgcAGTGAGTGTGCACATTTATCTTACAGTCAACATCTTCAAATTCATAGTGGGCAGAAACCTCATGAGTGTAGTCAGTGTGGAAAAGCCTTTAGTCATAGTTCTAACCTGTTTcatcatcagagaattcatagTGGAGAGAAACCATACGagtgtaaggaatgtgggaaggcgTTCGGTAGGCACTCGCACCTCCTTCAGCATAAGAGAATTCAttctggagagaaaccttatgacTGTACTGAGTGCGGCAAAGCCTTCAGTGCACGGTTATCTCTCATTCAGCATCAGAGAACTCATACAGGAGAAAAACCCTATGAAtgcaatgaatgtgggaaatcctttAGCCTGAACCGAACCCTTATTGTTCATCAGAggattcacactggagagaaaccctataggtgtaatgaatgtgggaaatccttcAGTCAGCGTGCACAAGTCATTCAGCACaagagaattcacactggagagaagccctatgTCTGCAATGAGTGTGGAAAGTCATTCAGTGCTCGCTTGTCCCTCATCCagcatcagagaattcacactggagaaaaaccttATGGATGCAGTGAGTGTGGGAAAACGTTCAGTCAAAAGGGACATCTGATTCAGCATCAAcgaattcacactggagagaaaccctatgagtgTAATGAGTGTGGAAAAGCCTTCAGCCAGAGTTTTAATCTTATTCATCATCAAAGGACACACAATGGTGAGAAGCCctatgaatgtaatgaatgtgaTAAAGCCTTCAGTGTGCTCTCTTCCCTTGTTCAACATCAGAGGGTCCATAATGGTGAGAAGCCCTATGAGTGTCAcaaatgtgggaaggcctttagcCAGGGCTCGCACCTCATTCAGCATCAGAGGagccacactggagagaaaccctatgagtgTAATGAGTGTGGGAAAACCTTTGGGCAGATATCCACCCTAATTAAGCATGAGAGAACACACaatggagagaaaccctatgagtgTGGTgactgtgggaaagccttcagccaGAGTGCACACCTCGTCCGCCATCGAAggattcacactggagagaatcCCTATGAGTGCAGTgactgtgggaaagccttcaaTGTCCGTTCCTCTCTTGTTCAGCATCACAGAATTCATACAGGGGAGAAGCCTTATGAATGCGAGAAGTGTGGCAAGGCCTTCAGTCAGCATTCACAATTTATTCAGCATCAGAggattcacactggagagaagccctataTTTGCAATGAATGTGAGAAAGCCTTCAGTGCACGTTTATCCCTTATCCAACACAAGAGAATTCACACAGGggagaaaccttacaaatgcaCTGAATGTGGAAAATCCTTCCGACAAAGCTCTCACCTTATTCGACATCAGAGAGTTCACAGTGGAGAGCGACCTTATAtgtgtaatgaatgtgggaaaactTTTAGCCAGAGAATAACTCTTACTAGTCATGAGAAAACTCACACCGGAGAGCAAGCCTATAAGTGTGTTAAACGTGAGGACCTCTTAACTGCACAGTCAGCTTCCATTCAGCACCATAAAGTTCACAATGGAGAATAA
- the LOC140604242 gene encoding uncharacterized protein isoform X5, with amino-acid sequence MEKKGLTPKQEISKAMGFRRAKSEYVRNVSKESEFEEMNKTKGKLKNYRKKSAEEELKKSFSQKNSSRPVTLTHVKSPVSGKGQKSSSLEVDYTVDASPVRFHRASTGGSLHQNVPCVNDFQQSQDLINLQCLHLGERACQTDLFMKAPRQSSVLSENQRVNNPEKSFECTECRRLFSPSKALSQHQRSHTGEIPCESGGCGRTSHHCSVLSQHQEVHHGGESHTCAECGKAFKAHSYFIQQHNTHTGERPYECSECAHLSYSQHLQIHSGQKPHECSQCGKAFSHSSNLFHHQRIHSGEKPYECKECGKAFGRHSHLLQHKRIHSGEKPYDCTECGKAFSARLSLIQHQRTHTGEKPYECNECGKSFSLNRTLIVHQRIHTGEKPYRCNECGKSFSQRAQVIQHKRIHTGEKPYVCNECGKSFSARLSLIQHQRIHTGEKPYGCSECGKTFSQKGHLIQHQRIHTGEKPYECNECGKAFSQSFNLIHHQRTHNGEKPYECNECDKAFSVLSSLVQHQRVHNGEKPYECHKCGKAFSQGSHLIQHQRSHTGEKPYECNECGKTFGQISTLIKHERTHNGEKPYECGDCGKAFSQSAHLVRHRRIHTGENPYECSDCGKAFNVRSSLVQHHRIHTGEKPYECEKCGKAFSQHSQFIQHQRIHTGEKPYICNECEKAFSARLSLIQHKRIHTGEKPYKCTECGKSFRQSSHLIRHQRVHSGERPYMCNECGKTFSQRITLTSHEKTHTGEQAYKCVKREDLLTAQSASIQHHKVHNGE; translated from the coding sequence ATGGAAAAGAAAGGATTGACTCCAAAACAGGAAATTTCCAAAGCAATGGGGTTCCGGAGAGCAAAGTCAGAATATGTAAGGAATGTTTCCAAGGAATCTGAGTTTGAAGAGATGAATAAAACCAAGGGAAAGTTAAAGAATTACAGGAAAAAATCTGCAGAGGAAGAACTTAAGAAATCCTTCTCCCAGAAGAACAGTTCCAGGCCAGTGACGTTGACACATGTGAAATCCCCTGTTTCAGGAAAAGGCCAAAAATCCAGTTCTCTGGAGGTAGACTACACTGTAGATGCAAGCCCTGTCAGATTTCATAGAGCATCTACAGGGGGTAGTCTCCACCAGAATGTGCCATGTGTAAATGACTTTCAACAAAGTCAGGACCTCATTAATCTCCAGTGTTTGCATCTAGGAGAAAGAGCTTGTCAGACAGATCTGTTCATGAAAGCACCCAGGCAGAGTTCAGTTCTCAGTGAGAATCAGAGGGTTAACAATCCAGAAAAATCCTTTGAATGTACTGAGTGTAGAAGACTTTTCAGCCCAAGCAAAGCTCTGTCTCAGCATCAGAGAAGTCACACTGGAGAGATACCCTGTGAGAGTGGTGGATGTGGAAGAACTTCCCAccactgctctgtcctcagccaACATCAGGAAGTTCACCATGGAGGGGAGTCCCATACCTGTGCTGAGTGTGGCAAAGCTTTCAAGGCCCATTCCTACTTCATTCAGCAGCATAACACTCACACaggagaaaggccttatgagtgcAGTGAGTGTGCACATTTATCTTACAGTCAACATCTTCAAATTCATAGTGGGCAGAAACCTCATGAGTGTAGTCAGTGTGGAAAAGCCTTTAGTCATAGTTCTAACCTGTTTcatcatcagagaattcatagTGGAGAGAAACCATACGagtgtaaggaatgtgggaaggcgTTCGGTAGGCACTCGCACCTCCTTCAGCATAAGAGAATTCAttctggagagaaaccttatgacTGTACTGAGTGCGGCAAAGCCTTCAGTGCACGGTTATCTCTCATTCAGCATCAGAGAACTCATACAGGAGAAAAACCCTATGAAtgcaatgaatgtgggaaatcctttAGCCTGAACCGAACCCTTATTGTTCATCAGAggattcacactggagagaaaccctataggtgtaatgaatgtgggaaatccttcAGTCAGCGTGCACAAGTCATTCAGCACaagagaattcacactggagagaagccctatgTCTGCAATGAGTGTGGAAAGTCATTCAGTGCTCGCTTGTCCCTCATCCagcatcagagaattcacactggagaaaaaccttATGGATGCAGTGAGTGTGGGAAAACGTTCAGTCAAAAGGGACATCTGATTCAGCATCAAcgaattcacactggagagaaaccctatgagtgTAATGAGTGTGGAAAAGCCTTCAGCCAGAGTTTTAATCTTATTCATCATCAAAGGACACACAATGGTGAGAAGCCctatgaatgtaatgaatgtgaTAAAGCCTTCAGTGTGCTCTCTTCCCTTGTTCAACATCAGAGGGTCCATAATGGTGAGAAGCCCTATGAGTGTCAcaaatgtgggaaggcctttagcCAGGGCTCGCACCTCATTCAGCATCAGAGGagccacactggagagaaaccctatgagtgTAATGAGTGTGGGAAAACCTTTGGGCAGATATCCACCCTAATTAAGCATGAGAGAACACACaatggagagaaaccctatgagtgTGGTgactgtgggaaagccttcagccaGAGTGCACACCTCGTCCGCCATCGAAggattcacactggagagaatcCCTATGAGTGCAGTgactgtgggaaagccttcaaTGTCCGTTCCTCTCTTGTTCAGCATCACAGAATTCATACAGGGGAGAAGCCTTATGAATGCGAGAAGTGTGGCAAGGCCTTCAGTCAGCATTCACAATTTATTCAGCATCAGAggattcacactggagagaagccctataTTTGCAATGAATGTGAGAAAGCCTTCAGTGCACGTTTATCCCTTATCCAACACAAGAGAATTCACACAGGggagaaaccttacaaatgcaCTGAATGTGGAAAATCCTTCCGACAAAGCTCTCACCTTATTCGACATCAGAGAGTTCACAGTGGAGAGCGACCTTATAtgtgtaatgaatgtgggaaaactTTTAGCCAGAGAATAACTCTTACTAGTCATGAGAAAACTCACACCGGAGAGCAAGCCTATAAGTGTGTTAAACGTGAGGACCTCTTAACTGCACAGTCAGCTTCCATTCAGCACCATAAAGTTCACAATGGAGAATAA